The Salinispora tropica CNB-440 genome has a window encoding:
- a CDS encoding DUF47 domain-containing protein, translating into MKFSFRPNEGAFYELFTRAAQNLVRGTELLNELALPGVEVQSVSERLTEVEHDSDQITHELYKKINSTFITPFDREDIYRLGSLLDDVMDHLEAVGNLLYLYGLTELPSLPREMHELVNVLDQQARLTAEAMPRLRSMRDLEDYWIECNRLENDGDQAYRMLLVRLFSGEYDALTVLKMKEVADELEAACDAFEHVANTVETIAVKES; encoded by the coding sequence GTGAAGTTTTCCTTCCGCCCGAACGAGGGTGCCTTCTACGAGCTCTTCACCAGGGCCGCGCAGAACTTGGTGCGGGGCACCGAACTCCTCAACGAGCTGGCCCTGCCCGGCGTGGAGGTGCAGTCGGTCAGCGAGCGGCTCACCGAGGTGGAGCACGACAGCGATCAGATCACCCACGAGCTGTACAAGAAGATCAACTCTACCTTCATCACGCCGTTCGACCGGGAGGACATCTACCGGCTCGGCTCGCTGCTCGACGACGTCATGGATCACCTGGAGGCGGTCGGAAACCTGCTCTATCTGTACGGCCTGACCGAGCTGCCGTCGCTGCCGCGGGAGATGCACGAGCTGGTCAACGTCTTGGACCAGCAGGCGAGGCTGACCGCTGAGGCGATGCCCCGACTGAGGTCGATGCGGGACCTCGAGGACTACTGGATCGAGTGCAACCGGCTGGAGAACGACGGCGACCAGGCGTACCGGATGTTGCTGGTCCGACTCTTCTCCGGTGAGTACGACGCCTTGACCGTGTTGAAGATGAAGGAGGTCGCCGACGAGCTCGAGGCCGCCTGCGACGCCTTCGAGCACGTGGCGAACACCGTCGAGACAATCGCGGTCAAGGAGTCCTGA
- a CDS encoding inorganic phosphate transporter, with product MTPELVAVLAVIAVALVFDYTNGFHDAANAIATSISTRALTPRVALAMAAVGNFIGAHFGAEVAKTVGSGLVKLPTGTPSLAIVFAGVVGAIVWNLITWYFGLPSSSSHALIGGLVGATVAASGAVLWMGIGQKVVLPMVLSPMVGLLLGYLVMLAVQWIFRRGHPGKLNRGFRWAQSASAAAMSIGHGMQDAAKTIGIVVLALFVGGFQDDPTYIPEWAFWTSAAVLAAGTYAGGWRIIRTLGRKIIDLRPPEGFAAETVASSVLYFNALVLGAPISTTHTITSAIMGVGVTKRLSAVRWGVAGNIVGAWILTFPAAGSIGALTYFLVRPLFS from the coding sequence GTGACCCCTGAACTCGTCGCCGTGCTGGCGGTGATCGCAGTCGCGTTGGTCTTCGACTACACGAACGGATTCCACGACGCCGCCAACGCGATCGCGACCAGCATCTCCACCCGAGCGCTGACCCCCCGGGTCGCCCTGGCCATGGCGGCCGTCGGCAACTTCATCGGCGCGCACTTCGGCGCGGAGGTCGCCAAGACCGTCGGCAGCGGCCTGGTGAAGTTGCCCACCGGGACGCCCAGCCTGGCCATCGTCTTCGCCGGTGTGGTCGGTGCCATCGTCTGGAACCTCATCACCTGGTACTTCGGTCTGCCGTCGTCCTCGTCGCACGCCCTGATCGGCGGTCTGGTCGGCGCCACCGTGGCGGCGTCGGGCGCGGTGCTGTGGATGGGCATCGGCCAGAAGGTCGTCCTCCCGATGGTCCTGTCGCCGATGGTCGGTCTCCTCCTCGGTTACCTCGTCATGCTCGCCGTTCAGTGGATCTTCCGGCGGGGGCATCCGGGCAAGCTCAACCGGGGCTTCCGGTGGGCTCAGAGTGCCTCGGCGGCGGCCATGTCGATCGGCCACGGCATGCAGGACGCGGCGAAGACGATCGGCATCGTGGTACTCGCCCTCTTCGTCGGGGGCTTCCAGGACGATCCGACGTACATCCCGGAGTGGGCCTTCTGGACCTCTGCGGCGGTGCTCGCCGCCGGTACGTACGCCGGTGGGTGGCGGATCATCCGGACCCTGGGCCGGAAGATCATCGACCTGCGTCCGCCAGAGGGCTTCGCCGCCGAGACCGTGGCCAGCTCGGTGCTCTACTTCAACGCGCTGGTGCTGGGCGCACCGATCTCCACCACCCACACCATCACCTCGGCGATCATGGGTGTTGGTGTCACCAAGCGGCTCTCCGCGGTTCGTTGGGGGGTCGCCGGCAACATCGTGGGCGCCTGGATTCTCACCTTCCCGGCTGCCGGCAGCATCGGCGCCCTGACGTACTTCCTGGTTCGACCGTTGTTCAGCTGA
- a CDS encoding NUDIX hydrolase yields the protein MTSDGDGFPAPSALVEHARRFREQGGTPAVPRVAATVLLLRPADDVAGAGSGMDRPNGLSAPPSARPYGFEAYLIRRVAAMAFGGVYAFPGGGVDPSDSTAHVDWAGPTPAQWGARLGLAPTSAQAVVCAAAREVFEEVGVLLAGPDADTVVGDVSGADWETARVALERREVGFADLLAQRGLTLRSDLLLPWSRWITPEFEPRRFDTYFFVARLPVGQRTRDVSGEADRTLWISPADACAGELTMLPPTLVTLGQVAACRDLAGVVAAAATRDAASPVTPRLEDSGAGPPRFLLR from the coding sequence ATGACGAGCGACGGCGATGGTTTCCCTGCCCCATCGGCGCTGGTGGAACACGCCCGCCGGTTCCGCGAGCAGGGGGGCACGCCGGCGGTACCCCGGGTGGCGGCCACCGTACTGCTGCTTCGCCCAGCCGACGATGTTGCCGGTGCGGGCAGCGGGATGGATCGGCCGAACGGCCTCTCCGCCCCGCCGTCCGCCCGCCCGTACGGCTTCGAGGCGTATCTGATCCGGCGGGTCGCAGCGATGGCCTTTGGCGGCGTGTACGCCTTCCCCGGTGGCGGCGTGGACCCATCGGATTCGACGGCCCACGTTGACTGGGCCGGGCCGACCCCGGCCCAGTGGGGAGCCCGGCTGGGGCTGGCTCCGACGTCGGCGCAGGCGGTCGTCTGCGCCGCCGCGCGGGAAGTGTTCGAGGAGGTCGGAGTCCTGCTCGCCGGCCCGGACGCCGACACGGTCGTCGGTGATGTGTCCGGCGCCGACTGGGAGACCGCCCGGGTGGCCCTGGAACGGCGTGAGGTGGGCTTTGCTGACCTGCTCGCCCAGCGCGGGCTCACCCTCCGGTCGGATCTGCTGCTGCCGTGGAGCCGGTGGATCACACCCGAGTTCGAGCCGCGTCGTTTCGACACGTACTTCTTCGTCGCCCGGCTGCCGGTGGGGCAGCGTACCCGGGATGTCTCCGGTGAGGCGGACCGCACGCTCTGGATCTCCCCGGCCGACGCCTGCGCCGGGGAGCTGACCATGCTCCCGCCGACCCTGGTCACCCTCGGCCAGGTGGCAGCCTGTCGGGATCTGGCCGGTGTTGTCGCCGCCGCGGCGACCCGCGATGCGGCGAGTCCGGTGACCCCTCGGCTGGAGGACTCCGGCGCGGGGCCACCCCGGTTTCTCCTGCGCTGA
- the phoU gene encoding phosphate signaling complex protein PhoU, whose translation MVRSGYDEQLDRLTGALAVMSREAAAAIRGAGTALLDVNREAAEQVVRNDAVLDQLRWDIEAAVPELLARQQPVASDLRLVLCAIRIAADLERMGDLAVHIAKVVQMRYPVMVVPPPAAVVVTEMAEAAARIAEKASTVLTTRDPLTAMQIGLDDDEVDTAQSRLLSLLLASWQYGVESAIDLALVGRYYERYADHAVNVARQVVYLVTGTIRL comes from the coding sequence ATGGTCCGGAGCGGCTACGACGAGCAGCTTGATCGGTTGACTGGCGCCCTGGCCGTGATGAGCCGGGAGGCCGCGGCGGCGATCCGGGGTGCGGGCACCGCGCTTCTGGACGTGAACCGGGAGGCGGCCGAGCAGGTCGTTCGGAACGACGCCGTCCTTGATCAGCTTCGCTGGGATATCGAGGCGGCCGTTCCGGAGCTGCTCGCTCGGCAGCAGCCGGTCGCCTCGGACCTGCGCCTGGTGCTCTGCGCCATCCGGATCGCGGCCGACCTCGAGCGGATGGGTGACCTCGCCGTGCACATCGCCAAGGTCGTGCAGATGCGGTACCCGGTCATGGTCGTGCCTCCGCCGGCGGCGGTCGTGGTGACGGAGATGGCCGAAGCGGCTGCGCGGATCGCGGAGAAGGCCTCGACCGTGCTCACCACCCGTGATCCGCTGACCGCCATGCAGATCGGGCTCGACGACGACGAGGTCGACACCGCCCAGTCGCGCCTGCTGTCGCTCCTTCTGGCCAGCTGGCAGTACGGGGTGGAGAGCGCCATCGACCTCGCCCTGGTCGGCCGCTATTACGAGCGGTACGCGGACCACGCGGTCAACGTGGCGCGTCAGGTGGTCTACCTGGTAACCGGAACGATTCGGCTCTAG
- a CDS encoding PstS family phosphate ABC transporter substrate-binding protein — protein sequence MNRNVLSRRILAGTALAALALTGCSSNNNEDADGGEKLSGEVKVNGSSTVAPLSEAAATFYREVQSGVNVSVGTSGTGGGFERFCKGETDISDASRPIKDSEIEACEAAGIQYKELIVANDALTVVVSKDNDWADCLTVDQLKAIWEPNSQITSWNQVDPSFPDEPLKLFGPGTDSGTFDYFTDEINGEEGASRTDYTASENDNVVVQGVAGTKGGLGYFGFTYFEENADKLKALKVDGGSGCVEPSLKTAQENTYQPLSRPLFIYVSDSGVKKEQVADFVTFYIERIDDIVTEAQYVPLTEEQKSTLQAEFDALKAAA from the coding sequence GTGAACCGCAACGTGCTTTCGCGGCGCATCCTCGCCGGCACCGCGCTCGCCGCGCTCGCGCTTACCGGCTGCAGCAGCAACAACAACGAAGACGCCGATGGTGGCGAGAAGCTTTCGGGTGAAGTCAAGGTCAACGGCTCCAGCACGGTCGCGCCGCTGAGTGAGGCCGCTGCCACCTTCTACCGCGAGGTTCAGAGCGGCGTCAACGTCTCCGTCGGCACCTCCGGCACCGGCGGCGGCTTCGAGCGGTTCTGCAAGGGGGAGACCGACATCTCTGACGCCTCCCGTCCGATCAAGGACTCGGAGATCGAGGCCTGCGAGGCGGCCGGCATTCAGTACAAGGAGCTGATTGTCGCCAACGACGCCCTCACGGTGGTCGTCAGCAAGGACAACGACTGGGCCGACTGCCTCACGGTTGACCAGCTCAAGGCGATCTGGGAGCCGAACTCCCAGATCACCAGCTGGAACCAGGTCGACCCCAGCTTCCCGGACGAGCCGCTGAAGCTCTTCGGCCCGGGTACCGACTCCGGCACCTTCGACTACTTCACCGACGAGATCAACGGTGAGGAGGGCGCCAGCCGCACCGACTACACCGCGTCGGAGAACGACAACGTCGTCGTGCAGGGCGTTGCCGGCACCAAGGGTGGCCTGGGCTACTTCGGCTTCACCTACTTCGAGGAGAACGCGGACAAGCTCAAGGCGCTCAAGGTTGACGGCGGCTCCGGCTGCGTCGAGCCGAGCCTGAAGACCGCGCAGGAGAACACCTACCAGCCGCTGTCGCGGCCGCTGTTCATCTACGTCAGCGACTCCGGTGTCAAGAAGGAGCAGGTCGCGGACTTCGTCACCTTCTACATCGAGCGGATCGACGACATCGTCACGGAGGCGCAGTACGTCCCGCTCACCGAGGAGCAGAAGAGCACCCTCCAGGCTGAGTTCGACGCCCTGAAGGCTGCGGCCTGA
- the pstC gene encoding phosphate ABC transporter permease subunit PstC, whose protein sequence is MAISTSNAGSAAGSALRRGRRRPVDSTVKVLLVAAALVSVATTIGIVIALVQPTIGFFQQVSIVEFVTGTSWTPTFAQKAYGVLPLVAATLTVTGVALAIAVPLGLGSAIYLSEYANPRTRKVLKPIIELLAGVPTVVYGFVALFALNPLLQKWWPTDNGPAFQNLLIAGIAMGIMIVPTIASISEDSMAAVPRSLREGAYALASTKMQVSTRVVVPAAMSGIVAAVVLGISRAVGETMIVTIAGGLTSDRIVLNPLEGAATMTAFIANISSGDIPVGSLDYDSVFAVGALLFLITFALNAVSIRMVRRFREVYE, encoded by the coding sequence GTGGCCATCAGCACCTCGAACGCCGGTTCCGCCGCGGGCAGTGCCCTGCGGCGGGGCCGGCGTCGCCCCGTTGACAGCACCGTCAAGGTCCTGCTCGTCGCTGCCGCGTTGGTTTCGGTCGCCACCACGATCGGGATCGTCATCGCGCTGGTGCAGCCAACGATCGGGTTCTTCCAGCAGGTCAGCATCGTTGAGTTCGTCACCGGCACGAGCTGGACGCCGACCTTCGCGCAGAAGGCCTACGGAGTCCTGCCCCTCGTCGCCGCCACGCTGACGGTGACGGGCGTCGCGCTGGCCATCGCCGTTCCGCTCGGCCTGGGCTCGGCGATCTACCTCTCGGAGTACGCCAACCCGCGTACCCGCAAGGTGCTCAAGCCGATCATCGAACTGCTCGCTGGCGTGCCGACGGTCGTGTACGGCTTCGTCGCGCTCTTCGCGCTCAACCCGCTGCTGCAGAAGTGGTGGCCGACCGACAACGGACCGGCCTTCCAGAACCTGCTCATCGCGGGTATCGCGATGGGCATCATGATCGTGCCGACCATCGCCAGCATCTCCGAGGACTCGATGGCCGCTGTTCCGCGCAGCCTGCGCGAGGGCGCGTACGCGTTGGCCTCCACGAAGATGCAGGTGTCCACCCGGGTGGTGGTGCCGGCGGCGATGTCCGGCATCGTCGCCGCGGTTGTTCTGGGTATCTCCCGCGCGGTGGGGGAAACCATGATCGTTACGATCGCGGGTGGTCTCACCTCCGACCGGATTGTCCTCAATCCGCTGGAGGGGGCGGCGACCATGACCGCCTTCATCGCCAACATCTCCTCGGGCGACATCCCGGTCGGGTCGCTCGACTACGACTCGGTCTTCGCCGTCGGTGCGCTGCTGTTCCTCATCACCTTCGCGCTGAACGCGGTGTCGATCCGGATGGTCCGTCGTTTCCGGGAGGTCTACGAGTGA
- the pstA gene encoding phosphate ABC transporter permease PstA — MSTPTITTETRPDSSASGNALTQRRSRPGEVAFRLAMQACLLIAFGVLAALLTWVLVKGWNRLDSRLWTEMPTGLVSRLDSAGVQSALVGTLWIISLVAVICLPIGILSAIYLEEYADNTRWYNRLLELNIQNLAGVPSIIFGILGLGIIARALGLGFTVITAAIVLSLLVLPVVIIATREAIRAVPQSIRHASYALGATKWQTVSRQVLPSAVPGIATGSILALSRAIGEAAPLIVLGAVTFITFNPDGLDSGYTALPIQIYTFITRSQSEYTELAAGAIVLLLAIVLAMNSIAIFVRNRFEKRW; from the coding sequence GTGAGCACCCCCACCATCACCACCGAGACCCGGCCGGATTCCTCCGCGTCGGGTAACGCGCTGACCCAGCGCCGAAGCCGGCCAGGTGAGGTCGCGTTCCGGCTGGCGATGCAGGCCTGCCTGCTGATCGCCTTCGGTGTACTCGCCGCCCTGCTGACCTGGGTGCTCGTCAAGGGCTGGAATCGGCTGGACTCCCGGCTGTGGACCGAGATGCCCACCGGTCTGGTGAGCAGGCTGGACAGCGCCGGTGTGCAGTCCGCGCTGGTCGGCACGCTGTGGATCATTTCGCTGGTCGCGGTGATCTGCCTGCCGATCGGCATCCTGTCCGCGATCTACCTGGAGGAGTACGCGGACAACACCCGCTGGTACAACCGGCTGCTGGAACTCAACATCCAGAACCTTGCCGGGGTGCCATCGATCATTTTCGGTATTCTCGGCCTGGGGATCATCGCCCGGGCGCTCGGCCTTGGGTTCACGGTCATCACCGCGGCGATCGTGCTGTCGCTGCTGGTCCTGCCGGTGGTCATCATCGCCACCCGGGAGGCCATCCGGGCGGTGCCGCAGTCGATCCGGCACGCCTCCTACGCCCTCGGTGCGACCAAGTGGCAGACCGTGTCGCGGCAGGTGCTGCCGTCGGCGGTCCCGGGGATCGCCACCGGGTCGATCCTGGCCCTGTCCCGTGCGATCGGAGAGGCCGCCCCACTGATCGTTCTCGGCGCGGTCACCTTCATCACCTTCAACCCGGACGGGCTGGACAGTGGGTACACCGCGTTGCCGATCCAGATCTACACCTTCATCACCCGCTCGCAGTCGGAGTACACGGAGCTCGCTGCCGGTGCCATCGTCCTGCTGCTGGCGATTGTGCTCGCGATGAACTCGATCGCGATTTTCGTTCGTAACCGGTTCGAGAAGCGCTGGTGA
- the pstB gene encoding phosphate ABC transporter ATP-binding protein PstB, which yields MNPTDTTNRPGVSIAGVGAQSTGTPKSDAADPVMELSGVSVYYGAYEAVRDTSMPIQEKQITAMIGPSGCGKSTILRSLNRMNDLIPGARVSGSVTYHGQDLYVKDVDPIEVRRRIGMVFQKPNPFPKSIYDNVAYGPRVTGMKVSSMDDLVEKALRDAALWDEVKDKLKTSGLALSGGQQQRLCIARTIAVRPEIILMDEPCSALDPIATAKIEDLMSELSNDYTIVIVTHNMQQAARVSHYTAFFTAEVDERQERHGRLVEFSQTGKLFTNPADKRTEDYITGRFG from the coding sequence GTGAACCCCACCGACACCACCAACCGCCCCGGCGTCAGCATCGCCGGCGTTGGCGCCCAATCGACCGGAACCCCTAAGTCCGACGCGGCGGACCCGGTGATGGAGCTCTCCGGAGTCAGCGTGTACTACGGCGCCTACGAGGCCGTGCGCGACACGTCGATGCCGATCCAGGAGAAGCAGATCACGGCCATGATCGGTCCTTCCGGGTGTGGCAAGTCGACCATCCTGCGGTCGTTGAACCGGATGAACGACCTCATCCCCGGAGCCCGCGTCTCCGGCTCGGTGACGTACCACGGCCAGGACCTGTACGTTAAGGACGTCGACCCGATCGAGGTCCGGCGCCGCATCGGCATGGTCTTCCAGAAGCCGAACCCGTTCCCCAAGTCGATCTACGACAATGTGGCCTACGGGCCCCGCGTGACTGGCATGAAGGTCTCCAGCATGGATGACCTGGTGGAGAAGGCGTTGCGCGACGCTGCCCTCTGGGACGAGGTCAAGGACAAGCTCAAGACCAGTGGTCTGGCCCTCTCCGGCGGTCAGCAGCAGCGGCTCTGTATCGCCCGGACGATCGCCGTCCGACCCGAGATCATCCTCATGGACGAGCCCTGCTCGGCGCTCGACCCGATCGCCACGGCGAAGATCGAGGACCTGATGTCGGAGCTGTCGAATGACTACACGATCGTCATCGTCACCCACAACATGCAGCAGGCGGCCCGGGTAAGCCACTACACGGCCTTCTTCACCGCCGAGGTGGACGAGCGGCAGGAGCGGCACGGACGGCTGGTCGAGTTCAGCCAGACAGGCAAGCTCTTCACCAACCCAGCGGACAAGCGCACGGAAGACTACATCACCGGCCGCTTCGGCTGA
- a CDS encoding winged helix-turn-helix transcriptional regulator: MNSVVENTKGDYRTEGRFLLFVVDEDKVAGPELVTELSALRVQGRYFPHAAEALLAAGALQPDAAVVSAGLTTMASTELVRLLVGQAGIPTLVGVGDDDGSVAVGALRAGATACVRRPYRVDEVVPILRGIRPETAGSLDPPVELGGLRMEPATYEVTLHGRPVSLPLKEFRLLYFFMTHADRTVSREQLLSAVWDGSTGESSNTLTVHIKRLRKRLEAEGEPQPLIITVRGLGYRFTPPEQMEPSSTTPL, from the coding sequence ATGAATAGCGTCGTCGAGAACACCAAGGGTGACTATCGAACGGAGGGCAGATTTCTCCTTTTTGTGGTGGATGAAGACAAGGTTGCCGGCCCGGAGTTGGTGACGGAGCTATCCGCTCTCCGGGTGCAGGGGCGGTACTTCCCACACGCTGCCGAGGCGCTGCTGGCCGCTGGTGCCCTGCAACCGGACGCGGCCGTCGTGTCGGCTGGGCTCACCACCATGGCCAGCACCGAGTTGGTCCGGCTGCTGGTCGGGCAGGCCGGCATCCCCACCCTGGTCGGGGTGGGGGATGACGACGGGTCGGTGGCCGTCGGGGCGCTCCGGGCTGGCGCCACGGCCTGCGTTCGACGGCCGTACCGGGTGGACGAGGTGGTGCCGATCCTGCGTGGGATCCGGCCGGAGACCGCCGGCAGTCTGGACCCGCCGGTTGAGCTGGGCGGTCTCCGAATGGAACCGGCCACCTACGAGGTGACGCTGCACGGCCGGCCAGTGTCGTTGCCGTTGAAGGAGTTCCGGCTCCTGTACTTCTTCATGACGCACGCCGATCGGACGGTCAGCCGGGAACAGCTGTTGTCGGCGGTGTGGGATGGGTCGACGGGGGAGAGCTCGAACACTCTCACGGTGCACATCAAGCGGCTCCGCAAGCGACTGGAGGCGGAGGGGGAGCCGCAGCCGCTCATCATCACGGTGCGGGGGCTGGGCTACCGATTCACCCCGCCGGAGCAGATGGAGCCGTCCTCGACGACCCCGCTGTGA
- the mshD gene encoding mycothiol synthase translates to MNSTEPDSDRVTRTDRLNAPEIADVQALARAAGDADGADPFDEHTLLRLRDPHAPTHHLTARTANGTLTGYAHLDITNPTSGTGVELAVHPAYRRRGTGRALARSVRAAVTGPLRAWAHGDHPSAAALAVDLDYRRARVLWQLRRPLTAPIPEPPLPDGVTLRAYRPGADDDAWLALNAKAFADHPEQGQWTAADLQARRDEPWFDAAGFLLAVDPAGQLLGFHWTKIHERPGSARIGEVYVLGVDPTAHGGGLGKALTAAGLAYLRDQRGLDRVMLYVDESNTAAVALYERLGFARWSAHVNYQLG, encoded by the coding sequence ATGAACAGCACCGAACCCGACAGCGACCGGGTGACCCGGACCGACCGGCTCAACGCACCGGAGATCGCCGACGTGCAGGCACTCGCCCGAGCCGCGGGGGACGCCGACGGTGCGGACCCATTCGACGAGCACACCCTGCTCCGGCTCCGCGACCCGCACGCGCCGACCCACCACCTCACCGCCCGCACCGCTAACGGCACCTTGACCGGGTACGCGCACCTGGACATCACCAACCCGACCTCCGGCACCGGGGTGGAGCTGGCAGTCCACCCCGCGTACCGCCGCCGGGGAACCGGACGGGCCCTGGCCCGGAGTGTCCGCGCGGCCGTCACCGGTCCGCTCCGTGCCTGGGCGCACGGCGACCACCCCTCCGCCGCCGCGCTCGCGGTGGACCTGGACTACCGGCGCGCCCGAGTGCTCTGGCAGCTCCGCCGACCACTCACCGCCCCGATCCCGGAGCCGCCCCTGCCAGACGGGGTGACGCTGCGGGCGTACCGGCCCGGAGCCGACGACGACGCCTGGCTGGCGCTCAACGCCAAGGCCTTCGCCGACCACCCGGAACAGGGCCAGTGGACCGCCGCAGACCTCCAGGCACGCCGCGACGAGCCGTGGTTCGACGCGGCTGGTTTCCTCCTCGCCGTCGACCCGGCGGGACAGCTACTCGGCTTCCACTGGACAAAGATCCACGAGCGGCCCGGCTCCGCCCGCATCGGCGAGGTGTACGTGCTGGGTGTTGACCCAACCGCCCACGGCGGAGGGCTCGGCAAGGCACTCACCGCGGCCGGGCTGGCATACCTACGAGACCAGCGGGGCCTGGACCGGGTGATGCTCTACGTGGACGAGTCCAACACCGCGGCCGTGGCCCTCTACGAGCGGCTCGGCTTCGCCCGATGGTCGGCACACGTCAACTACCAGTTGGGCTGA
- a CDS encoding polysaccharide deacetylase family protein, with protein MGGLRQFTPATRSLAIAAVVVIALLGSAFAIGRGIAPTGAPVTSSATTPHPTDQPAAPETPAPDDSSATAEAHDGGTVAVPEPTAVDESSPAAAEPTAPEPTASSDYYDEGTQRTTGTSTVALTFDDGPNPQYTPQILTSLREYGVTATFCVTGKNASAYPELIQAIVADGHTLCNHTWNHDIALGSRSPDEIRADLIRTSDAIHAAVPDAPIAYYRQPGGAWTYSVVSAAQELGLTPLHWTIDPRDWETPGADPIATTVLDEVGPGSIVLLHDGGGPRQDTVDALSQILPELITRFPVAALPPSIT; from the coding sequence ATGGGCGGGCTGAGGCAGTTCACCCCAGCCACCCGTTCCCTCGCCATCGCAGCAGTGGTCGTGATCGCGCTGCTCGGTTCCGCGTTCGCGATCGGGCGCGGAATCGCGCCGACAGGGGCCCCGGTCACCAGCAGCGCCACCACGCCGCATCCGACCGACCAACCAGCTGCGCCCGAGACCCCGGCCCCCGACGACAGCTCCGCGACCGCGGAGGCGCACGACGGCGGCACGGTAGCCGTCCCGGAGCCGACCGCGGTTGACGAGAGCTCGCCGGCCGCCGCCGAACCGACCGCTCCGGAGCCGACCGCGAGTAGCGACTACTACGACGAAGGCACCCAGCGCACCACCGGAACCTCGACCGTGGCCCTCACCTTCGACGACGGGCCCAACCCCCAGTACACCCCACAGATCCTCACGTCCCTACGGGAGTACGGGGTCACCGCCACCTTCTGCGTGACCGGCAAGAACGCCAGCGCCTACCCGGAGCTGATCCAAGCGATCGTGGCCGACGGCCACACCCTGTGCAACCACACCTGGAACCATGACATCGCCCTCGGCTCCCGGTCCCCGGATGAGATCCGGGCGGACCTGATCCGGACCAGCGACGCGATCCACGCCGCCGTCCCCGACGCCCCCATCGCCTACTACCGCCAGCCCGGCGGCGCCTGGACCTACTCGGTCGTGTCGGCGGCCCAGGAGTTGGGCCTGACCCCGCTGCACTGGACGATCGACCCACGGGACTGGGAGACACCCGGCGCCGACCCCATCGCGACGACCGTGCTCGACGAGGTGGGACCCGGCTCGATCGTGCTCCTGCACGATGGGGGCGGGCCCCGGCAGGACACCGTGGACGCGCTCAGCCAGATCCTGCCGGAGCTCATCACCCGCTTCCCGGTCGCGGCGCTGCCACCCAGCATCACCTGA
- a CDS encoding winged helix-turn-helix transcriptional regulator: MIVEILLLVTAHAGEPSAVLPALDLLPHSVRTAPRDVRTLVAGPSPDVVVIDARSELSEARDTCRMLHATGLNAPLIAVVTEAGLIALNADWGVDDVILASAGPAEVEARLRLVIGRLADTTMGADSSIRAGELTIDTDTYAAKLKGRPLDLTYKEFELLKFLAQHPGRVFTRDQLLREVWGYDYFGGTRTVDVHVRRLRAKLGSEYESMIGTVRQVGYKLVVPPARALPESEPAPISV, translated from the coding sequence GTGATCGTGGAGATCCTGCTTCTGGTGACGGCACACGCAGGTGAACCATCCGCTGTGCTGCCAGCGCTCGACCTACTACCCCACTCGGTCCGCACCGCCCCGCGCGACGTACGCACCCTGGTCGCCGGCCCCAGCCCGGACGTGGTCGTGATCGACGCCCGCTCCGAGCTGAGCGAGGCCCGGGACACCTGCCGCATGCTGCACGCCACCGGACTCAACGCCCCCCTGATAGCGGTCGTCACCGAAGCCGGACTGATCGCGCTCAACGCCGACTGGGGAGTCGATGATGTAATCCTCGCCTCAGCCGGCCCGGCTGAGGTTGAGGCCCGGTTACGCTTAGTGATCGGACGGTTGGCGGACACCACCATGGGGGCCGACAGCTCGATCAGGGCCGGCGAGTTGACCATTGATACGGACACCTACGCCGCGAAACTCAAGGGTCGCCCCCTCGACCTGACGTACAAAGAGTTCGAACTACTCAAATTCCTGGCACAGCATCCAGGTCGGGTCTTCACCCGGGACCAGTTGCTGCGCGAGGTGTGGGGCTACGACTACTTCGGCGGGACCCGCACCGTGGACGTGCACGTCCGACGGCTGCGCGCCAAGCTCGGCTCCGAGTACGAGTCGATGATCGGTACGGTCCGTCAGGTCGGCTACAAGCTCGTCGTCCCGCCCGCTCGGGCGCTACCGGAGTCGGAGCCCGCCCCGATCTCCGTCTGA